The genomic stretch AAATGTTATTAAaggttttgcatttttttttgttaatgaggcgaaaattaattgaaatgaaTGTGTCGCGAGGGCATTGGTTTCGGATGTTTAACTGCCGTAACACGCAGACTGAGACAGCCATGAAATGAAATGCAGTAAAGTGATGGTAAAAGCCAAGAGACACGTGGCAGCACAGAAGTGGCAGCTCAGTGTGGGCCCCCCACCAAGCACCATGATTGAGCGCATGAGCCAATTGTTGGCCTTCGAAATGCTGTGGTCGGTTGGCTGGAAAAGGAACACGCCTCCCTTAATTTAATCGAAAGCTTCAAATCGCTGTCTTTGCTTGATTTATTTACCAAAACAGAGGACGAACTCAATAGAAACAGCCACGACACTTCGCAAGATCTCGTCTTTTCACGTGTCGGGTGCTGCGGAAGTCGAATACCGAGATCGCCAAGTGGGAGCGCTCAAGTTCAAATCTCAACCGACTAGCGATGTAAGGAATATCCATCGAAGTGTTTCGCCATATACGTTCTTTCAAGAATCAAGAAACCAAATGGATGGTGTCTCGTTCGTGTCTAGCCACGAGCGTCAAGAGTTATGGTTTACCAACATGTATGGGGGAGACCGGTGCGAGAGAGTCTGTATGGTTTTTGAGCAGGATCATCCTGGAAATGGAACTCCAGTTGATCACACAGGACACTGGCCACATGTTGAAAACCCGAAACTCCACTGTGACCCCCTCGGAATAGCTCGAAACCGAGAACATGTCTGGACTTTGCTAGGTTCGGGGGGAAAGCGCTGCACGAtttccattcattttttgccGATAAACGAGATGCTTACGCACCGATGTACTTTAGAGAACAATAGAGCGAAGCGTCGGAGCATTGAAGCACGGACAGagtaataaaaataagaatCCTCATCCCTAATCATAGGTTAAATAGGAGATGCATAAGCGGAATGGCGTCTGAACTGCAACATATGGAGCTCAAACTTAACCGACTGTCAAGCGTATTAGAGCGGCGAGACAGTAGAAGGTGCGGAGAAAGAGATGAAGAGACTGAAATTTTCGCACTGCATTGCAACTCATAAGCTCATCCAACATCACGAATCAGTGTAACGGAACAGCACAAGATCAACAATGTGTGTTTTATATTAGCATTCTCAGAAAAAAGCTGCTCGCTGAGTGCGATTCCTTACAGACACTACGGTACTCATGTACAGACCCAACATACTTCAGACCGAATTTGCTAAACCTACTTCACAAGCCTCTCTTCCTAGGGTATTTCCACAGTAATGGAAGGGTGATGTATAGAACCGATGAAAGTAATGCAGaacaatgaatgaatgaaaaacgtGGTAGTCATACCAAAAATCCATGTAAGTTGTGGAAGCTATCGAATTCTTGTCTCTTCTTTCATGATATCCCATCCTCCTCCAGAGCTCCCAACTCGGCGCCACCTACATCACCCTCCTCTTCGATTAGTAAGGGTACTGTACAGGCATCAAAGCCCATGTTTGCCGCAAATTCCTCAGTTTCAATTTCTGCATCAGTGAAAGTGAGGGCACGCTGCAATTTCTTCGCAGAAAACACCTCAACCTCTGCCACATATGTGGCGGTCACAGGTCGATGATCAGATAGTTTTAGTTCAACTCTCCTATAGCAGAGCTGTCTCATTCCTCTGCCGCACGAAAGAATGCGATCACACCTGAAAGGGCAATTCAGGCTTTAAGTAATTTAGCATAATCACACACCAGAAAACAAGTTCAGCAAGATCATGTCATGCTGACCAGTTAAGCTCAAGTGGACGTggcaggaaaaagaaaacaatgaaaatCAACATATATCTCGCAGATGCTTTGTGCATTTCAATTTCTACACCACATTGCAGAGGTGATCATATGAACATATAGGTACTCCATAGATCAAGATATATCCGACAGCTACTGTTGCAAATCAGAGAATCTTGATTATGAATAGGTAACATCTATTGAGTATGACTTGCAACTAGCACACCATAAAACAAGTTTGGAGTCGTTTATGCGAAAAATACATACTTTCATGTAGTCAAATATCCATGCAGTAGAACTTCTGCAGCAAAATCATGCCATTCTGTACACCTAAGTATCCTCAATGCTACAACGCCATCATATAAGGAATGTCATGTATTCTCAAAGCCACGTTTCCTAGGGAACTTGCATTTTGAATGCATATTTCAATTGGCAGAATGGTAGCGTTCTGAAGGATATGAAAGAGTAAAGCACTTCACAGCACCCACCAACTGCTTGAGATTTCATGGCGCCAGAGTCAACGTTAGTATAGTAAAAGCTAAAATGAAATTTGCCACGGAAGCAGGGAAAAGCAATTGTTGTAATAGGCAGGGATGCACCATCAACTACTATGAAACAAACATTAATCTCATTCAACCACAGGGAAGCATAAGCATACCACGCTGGAGTACGTCTTCCAAACTTGGGATCCTCTCCGAAATACTTCTCTGAATTATTTTCATACTTGTATGTGGGTGGGAAATTCAAAGTACCCTCGGACCACCCATCAAAAGTGCGACCTTTTCTTAGCTCACGTACAAGCTGTTGAAAGGTTATGGCGCTAGTCAGCTGGGGTCATATAAAATCAAGTTCATTTTGGTGCTCTATGAGAAAGCTGCgacgaggaaaagaaaaagcatcCCACCCAAATATGGGTCGCCCTTTTGTTCGCAATTTGCATACATTCACAGAAAACCATAGGAAAAGATGCTACTTAATAGGAAAATTGGTTCATGCggagaataattcaaacaaATTGTACAAAACAATCATCCGCACCGTAAATCCTAACATATACAACATGACACCATCTTGCATATGCAAACTTGCTTTAGCAACTAAAATGTCCTGAAGTAGACAACTCCTCCTAAAAAAGATCTTGGTACTAAATCGTCATTATTAATGCTATAAGGTGGGTTCTGTAAACAGTAGAGTTCATGTATGGAATGGACATGGATTGGCCATCAAAACCATTGATAAtgcggaaaaggaaaaaaaaaattgtggtaTGTCTACCTGATCTCTCTCAGTCAACTTAGACCACTCCTTTTTTGAGATGAGTTCTCTTGTTTCCTCATATGACAAGTTGATCCGATAGTTCAAGTCACCTAACCAAATAATTTTTCTGCAGGGAACATGAATTTAGATCGATCTTcatgaaagtagaaaaatatgaaCGTTAAAACATTCTGTAAACTGGAATTGAAATTATCTGTCCTcaattttctccaccaaaactACCCACTCTTTTGAATAGGTCAATGAAGTAGATTCTTAGACTAAAAAGGACAAGACACATAACTCTAACCATGAGAGCATAACCATTCAGATGTGTTTGATCCTATTTTCCATCTGGCAATTGCAAGGTAACTATAGAAAAAGTCCTTTATGTACTCTACATCTAATTACGATATCAAACAGACAAAATCTGATATGTGCACCAAGCGACTAGGATCTGAACGTTTCACGGGTAGAGCCAAAATAATGGTTTTTAAAGTCTTCACTAAAACGGCATAACCTGAATTAGCTAGATCCCTCCAACTCCTCAATGTCACTAGATGCGTCAGGGGCCAAATAACGGTTCAAGTTATATCAATTGATACCAAATTATCCACAGCTACCTAAAAGCATTACAAGGGTAACATTGATACACAACTATGAATCTAATGTTAGCGTTTTCAAGATATAATGAACTAAAAATCACAATCTTATTCATGCTGTCAAGGTAATCACGTTTTCTTTCAAACAACAAAATTCTGCGTAGTTTAGGACGCAATAGCTAATATGTATGCCGTTGGAAGTTTTGCCAACATTCTACCTGATATATAACCAAACAGTCGAATGTTTCTTCACTCACATAAACCATATACAACCTGTTCATGGAACGGATGGCAACATGACCCCACAAGAGAGGGAAATCACAGAGAGCTATACCCAGGCACTAGCAATGTCAGTAATAGTATTACATAGACCCAAAGTAGATTTGATCTATCAGATGGCAACATTTCTGTCTAAATAAGTACATGGAAGGATGAGACAACTGATAGCTTATTCCAAAGGTGAAGTGAGATGGAAACCATAAAACAACGAAACATATTTATGTGCTGAAGTGAAACGGAATGAAAAGACTAATGGAAAATATATATGTACCAAGTCTTAGAACTCACTCATGGTCAAGAATACTTTTGGGAAGTCCGATTCCAGGCACTGAACGAAACTGAGTTCTACGACGTATTTCATGCACATCAGCATTCCTCTTCAGTTGATCTCCATCTTTTTCTCCCGAGGTAAGATGAGTGCAAATAAAGCAGAAAAGCGTCTGATAAATAGACATACTGACTGATACTGATCCCTGAAAGAATCAAGTTTTCAAGTGTTTCTGGTCATTAGAAGGTATTTGTGCagttaaaagaaaaaggtcAAATGAAGGAAATGGCTAGTAAGTTTCTGAATGCAAACAGTGAATCCAAAGGCATGAGCATCCTGGACACACTATGTTACCAGTAAGCAGCACGAAATGAAAGTAATGTACTAAAATAATCTTAGTCAGGAAAAACTGTACTAGAATTATCTAATAGAAGTCTAAAGAACTCCAAGGAGTACTTCAATGGGAGGACAAACCTTGTTGCCTATGTAGCCCATAACGCCCACACCAACAGTCGACACCTTCAAGTTGTGAATGTGCCTGCGTAAGCTCCTGCGAACCCAAATTGTTAGGAATATCCCAACCATCTGCTTGCTGACTATCCTGACAAAAGGTGTTTGTCTTTTCCGTTTTAAAAGGGATTCAATATCCAGTTCTGCCAGCAAGGACAGATCCGGTGGAGCTTCACTTGTAAATGACTTGAAGGAATTAAATTTTCTCAAAGACTTCGGCGCTTGAAATGATCTTATTGACTTGAAGGAATTTGGCCTTTCGAGAACACCCTCAGATATTAAATTTAATGGAGGCTCTGGCCAGCTTAAACCAATTCTCTCAGAACCACTTAGCATTCTTGTCAATTTCGTGTTGTGCTGAGCAAATGGAacttcttcttgctcttctgtcCTCAAGCAATTTAACCTATCTAACCTCTTTGGAGAAGAGAATTGCCTCTCCAAGTCTTGCCCATCCGGCTCACTCGACTTGCCACTGTCACCATAGTGCGCATCCCCGAAAGTCGTGAATGAACTTCTGTCTGTGACTGGTCTTTCCTCACCAAAGCCATCAGGTTCATCATCAATAGGATGAACTTCCTCATCTCCATCACTGTCAGTCTCAAGTAGTAACTCCTCTTCTATGTCAGGGATGTCTTCGGACGGTTTAAACcttgatggagatggaggaTCACTATAGCATTTAACCTTTGCCTTTGTGAGTCGGACTCTGTTCAATGTTTCCCGTATGATGTTTTCCCATTTTGGTACCGGGCGGTTATCTTCGGCCCCCAATATATTTCCAGCATTTAAGGGCACGATCTCTTGAAGACTGCAATGGATAGTGTTAGTCACTACTTAAGAAGCTAATACTGCAAAAAAGTGAATGGCAGTTTTAATTGTTTCAGTTACTCAAAACAAGCTCTCCCAGGAAGAACCAATGAACAACCTCTGCAGAAAGTAATTCCACAGAGGTGGCAAGCTTAAAGCCTACAATAGGAACTCAGAACTACTTTGAAAGACTGAAAGGAAGTACACACCCAAGCACATAGATGTCAGCAGGCTCACTGATGTTTAGCCACTCGTCAATATCCAGATCATCAGGTGGAAGCTTCCCTCCAACGTTCCATGTTCCAACGCATATTCTGGGAACAAAAGAATACTTAGATTTGGAGGGGAAGAAGAGATGAAAGAAAACATTAAGTGGTACAACAATTAAATCTCATAAACTGAAGTGATGCTATGTGGTTCATCTATCACATCACTCAGATATTGAGTTACAGCTGACTAAAGGCACGTACTTGATTTCTTTTGTGTTTATATACTGAGCCCGGAAAGTCTCCGACTTCCTCCTTCTCATTCTTGGAATAGTATCTGAACTCAATTTTGTTCCAATTAGAGGTTAGTAATATACGAGATAAGGATACTAATGAATAATATTAACAAGAACCACAGAGTTTCATATGAGACCATCATTTGTTTTTGAGAACAATTTTACGTGTTTCTGCAGTGGGAACATTACCAATAGGATCGACTTGAGTATCCTTGCGGCCGCAATTCCTAAGCCGAGACCCCCTTCCCCCTTGATTGAATTCTGCAGTtcatcaacttcaaaattagaaggAACTCCTCAATACGGAAAGACTGCTCAAGACAGAACCATAGGTACTCAAACACCGCGGACAATAATCACATTCTTAAACCTGAATCTCCAGCTAAATTAAAGAAAACCAATAAGGAAAAGAACTTCCAGTACAAGCACATCAAATCTTAACAACAACTCATAAACCATAGGAACAAAGCAAAGACAAAACAGAACAAAGCTCACATTTGGAAGGACTTTTTTGCGAAATTTGAGAATTTAGTGATCTGGGTCTCACTCTCACCTTCAATGTCGGAGTTGGAGTCGACATCGTCTTCGTCGTCAGAATCGGCGCTGTAATCCGATTCCTTGGTGCTGATGTTGAGCCATTTGCGCACGACCACTCTCGGCCAGAACAGCTGCAGGCAGGAGCAACCCAAACAACATATTTCAGCCCAACTTCTCTGCAAATTCTCTCTCGTTTAAACATCACAGCcgcacaaacaaaaaaaaaccaaaacgtCGAAGCAAATTGCATCGACGTAACAAGTTTAtttgcaggagagagagagagagagagagagagagaaagagagtataCCTCCGGTTGATGCTTTGACCGTTGCCTCATATCTGAGTAAGGAATGGCGATGACTCGAAGATTCTATGATAAATCAGAGAGCGGATGAAAGAAAGCGAAGCAGCGAGAAAGAATTCAATCCGACAGACGATCAAAATGAGAGCTTTGAGGGAAACATCGACGAAGCTTCGAAGGGTTTATCATGAACAAGGGTCGAGGAAATAATCAAACCCCAACACAGATCAAACCAACCAACCAGAAAGAATGCAAATTAACAACGGTTGGTGGAAACTGCAGACTGGGTCTCTCACTAGTTTTGCGCCAAGCAAGAGTTGACCGGTGCAATAAATTTAGTTCCATCCACCATTACTGAGCAAACAAATGGACACACTTCAGAAGAACACATATTGGAAAATCATCTCATGCTCTGTGGTCATGTTAAccattagaaaatagaaaaaaatactaaaacttcaaatttgtgGTTTTTCTCGTTATCAGACCCCGACTCGTTTCGGCTGGTTTAAATTAACAAAGAGTGTGTTTGACACCGAACGTCAGAAGAGCAAAATGGTCCATGGCGTCAGTCGATGGTTGGACCATTAGCCCAGAAGCAAAATACTAGGCTCCGATCTCTTTCACGTTAATACTATGTACTCTCATTTAATGGCGTCCCATCATAGCATTGGATGTCTAATCATTTGGAACTATTTTCATTCTTCCGATCGCAAAAAAGAATAGATGTTCTCTTTcatgagaaggagaagatgatcaATGATGTGCTAACAAATATCGGGTCTTTACGTAGATTAAATaccttcttttttaatttttttagtttcttaCTTTCTTATCCATGCTTTACCCACCCGCAATTAAAAACCACTTAATATTTCTGTAAGATCCAATAAGGCCTAAATAGGCCAAGAAGGAAGCATTTTACTTAATGCCCTCCTAGTGACGCTTTGTGGATTTTGTTGACGGTGCACACGTTTTCCATCCATTCAAATCAATAAGgaaacaatcaagtcttaaagcCTAGCGATAATTCTCATGCTTGCTGCCGACTAATTAATCGCCGACAAACTCTCTCGACAAACAATCTACGAACTAATTGCTACTAAACTCACTCTTGCACGCTTTCGCCCTCGCATTTTTACGATATATAAGGACAAACTCATCAGAAAGAGCATATAAGAGTGAGATTATTAAACTCTAGATCAATCAACTTTGGCAACCTAGTGCTCATCTTTCCATTggaattctgttttttttttttttttttggggtgcaAAATGATGTTGGATAAGTTAGAAT from Rhodamnia argentea isolate NSW1041297 chromosome 2, ASM2092103v1, whole genome shotgun sequence encodes the following:
- the LOC115754746 gene encoding type IV inositol polyphosphate 5-phosphatase 3 isoform X1 — translated: MRQRSKHQPERSWAEICCLGCSCLQLFWPRVVVRKWLNISTKESDYSADSDDEDDVDSNSDIEEFNQGGRGSRLRNCGRKDTQVDPIDTIPRMRRRKSETFRAQYINTKEIKICVGTWNVGGKLPPDDLDIDEWLNISEPADIYVLGLQEIVPLNAGNILGAEDNRPVPKWENIIRETLNRVRLTKAKVKCYSDPPSPSRFKPSEDIPDIEEELLLETDSDGDEEVHPIDDEPDGFGEERPVTDRSSFTTFGDAHYGDSGKSSEPDGQDLERQFSSPKRLDRLNCLRTEEQEEVPFAQHNTKLTRMLSGSERIGLSWPEPPLNLISEGVLERPNSFKSIRSFQAPKSLRKFNSFKSFTSEAPPDLSLLAELDIESLLKRKRQTPFVRIVSKQMVGIFLTIWVRRSLRRHIHNLKVSTVGVGVMGYIGNKGSVSVSMSIYQTLFCFICTHLTSGEKDGDQLKRNADVHEIRRRTQFRSVPGIGLPKSILDHEKIIWLGDLNYRINLSYEETRELISKKEWSKLTERDQLVRELRKGRTFDGWSEGTLNFPPTYKYENNSEKYFGEDPKFGRRTPAWCDRILSCGRGMRQLCYRRVELKLSDHRPVTATYVAEVEVFSAKKLQRALTFTDAEIETEEFAANMGFDACTVPLLIEEEGDVGGAELGALEEDGIS
- the LOC115754746 gene encoding type IV inositol polyphosphate 5-phosphatase 3 isoform X3, which produces MRQRSKHQPELFWPRVVVRKWLNISTKESDYSADSDDEDDVDSNSDIEEFNQGGRGSRLRNCGRKDTQVDPIDTIPRMRRRKSETFRAQYINTKEIKICVGTWNVGGKLPPDDLDIDEWLNISEPADIYVLGLQEIVPLNAGNILGAEDNRPVPKWENIIRETLNRVRLTKAKVKCYSDPPSPSRFKPSEDIPDIEEELLLETDSDGDEEVHPIDDEPDGFGEERPVTDRSSFTTFGDAHYGDSGKSSEPDGQDLERQFSSPKRLDRLNCLRTEEQEEVPFAQHNTKLTRMLSGSERIGLSWPEPPLNLISEGVLERPNSFKSIRSFQAPKSLRKFNSFKSFTSEAPPDLSLLAELDIESLLKRKRQTPFVRIVSKQMVGIFLTIWVRRSLRRHIHNLKVSTVGVGVMGYIGNKGSVSVSMSIYQTLFCFICTHLTSGEKDGDQLKRNADVHEIRRRTQFRSVPGIGLPKSILDHEKIIWLGDLNYRINLSYEETRELISKKEWSKLTERDQLVRELRKGRTFDGWSEGTLNFPPTYKYENNSEKYFGEDPKFGRRTPAWCDRILSCGRGMRQLCYRRVELKLSDHRPVTATYVAEVEVFSAKKLQRALTFTDAEIETEEFAANMGFDACTVPLLIEEEGDVGGAELGALEEDGIS
- the LOC115754746 gene encoding type IV inositol polyphosphate 5-phosphatase 3 isoform X2, with the protein product MRQRSKHQPERSWAEICCLGCSCLQLFWPRVVVRKWLNISTKESDYSADSDDEDDVDSNSDIEEFNQGGRGSRLRNCGRKDTQVDPIVPRMRRRKSETFRAQYINTKEIKICVGTWNVGGKLPPDDLDIDEWLNISEPADIYVLGLQEIVPLNAGNILGAEDNRPVPKWENIIRETLNRVRLTKAKVKCYSDPPSPSRFKPSEDIPDIEEELLLETDSDGDEEVHPIDDEPDGFGEERPVTDRSSFTTFGDAHYGDSGKSSEPDGQDLERQFSSPKRLDRLNCLRTEEQEEVPFAQHNTKLTRMLSGSERIGLSWPEPPLNLISEGVLERPNSFKSIRSFQAPKSLRKFNSFKSFTSEAPPDLSLLAELDIESLLKRKRQTPFVRIVSKQMVGIFLTIWVRRSLRRHIHNLKVSTVGVGVMGYIGNKGSVSVSMSIYQTLFCFICTHLTSGEKDGDQLKRNADVHEIRRRTQFRSVPGIGLPKSILDHEKIIWLGDLNYRINLSYEETRELISKKEWSKLTERDQLVRELRKGRTFDGWSEGTLNFPPTYKYENNSEKYFGEDPKFGRRTPAWCDRILSCGRGMRQLCYRRVELKLSDHRPVTATYVAEVEVFSAKKLQRALTFTDAEIETEEFAANMGFDACTVPLLIEEEGDVGGAELGALEEDGIS
- the LOC115754746 gene encoding type IV inositol polyphosphate 5-phosphatase 3 isoform X4; this encodes MRRRKSETFRAQYINTKEIKICVGTWNVGGKLPPDDLDIDEWLNISEPADIYVLGLQEIVPLNAGNILGAEDNRPVPKWENIIRETLNRVRLTKAKVKCYSDPPSPSRFKPSEDIPDIEEELLLETDSDGDEEVHPIDDEPDGFGEERPVTDRSSFTTFGDAHYGDSGKSSEPDGQDLERQFSSPKRLDRLNCLRTEEQEEVPFAQHNTKLTRMLSGSERIGLSWPEPPLNLISEGVLERPNSFKSIRSFQAPKSLRKFNSFKSFTSEAPPDLSLLAELDIESLLKRKRQTPFVRIVSKQMVGIFLTIWVRRSLRRHIHNLKVSTVGVGVMGYIGNKGSVSVSMSIYQTLFCFICTHLTSGEKDGDQLKRNADVHEIRRRTQFRSVPGIGLPKSILDHEKIIWLGDLNYRINLSYEETRELISKKEWSKLTERDQLVRELRKGRTFDGWSEGTLNFPPTYKYENNSEKYFGEDPKFGRRTPAWCDRILSCGRGMRQLCYRRVELKLSDHRPVTATYVAEVEVFSAKKLQRALTFTDAEIETEEFAANMGFDACTVPLLIEEEGDVGGAELGALEEDGIS